The Porphyrobacter sp. HT-58-2 genome has a window encoding:
- the phhA gene encoding phenylalanine 4-monooxygenase — translation MSADVFTAPLARPAHVGEDWLEPAQTDYSAEDHAVWNDLFARQMEVLPGRACSAFMAGLEKLDLGRGGIPEFGALSEELGALTGWSVVPVPMLIPDHVFFWHLANRRFPAGNFIRTRATFDYIQEPDVFHDVFGHVPMLTDPVYADYMQEYGRAGWKAMRYNRLKALGALYWYTVEFGLIEEAGSVRAYGAGILSGPTEARFAVEAESPNRIMLNVDRVMRTDYVISDLQPTYFVIESFADLYRQTVERDFDRLYRSLPAGFTYANSAVIDVDNVLHRGTQEYHLRGGRGSGAVPV, via the coding sequence ATGTCGGCAGATGTCTTTACCGCCCCGCTCGCCCGCCCCGCGCATGTGGGCGAGGATTGGCTGGAACCGGCACAGACCGATTACTCTGCCGAAGACCATGCCGTCTGGAACGATCTGTTCGCGCGCCAGATGGAGGTGCTGCCGGGGCGCGCGTGCTCGGCTTTCATGGCAGGGCTGGAAAAGCTCGATCTGGGACGCGGGGGCATCCCCGAATTCGGCGCGCTGTCCGAAGAACTCGGTGCGCTGACCGGGTGGAGCGTGGTGCCAGTGCCGATGCTGATCCCTGATCATGTGTTCTTCTGGCACCTCGCCAACCGGCGCTTTCCGGCGGGCAACTTCATCCGCACGCGCGCAACCTTCGATTACATTCAGGAACCCGACGTGTTCCACGATGTGTTCGGCCATGTCCCGATGCTGACCGATCCGGTCTATGCCGATTACATGCAGGAATATGGCCGCGCCGGGTGGAAGGCGATGCGGTATAATCGCCTCAAAGCCTTGGGCGCGCTTTACTGGTACACGGTGGAGTTCGGGCTGATCGAGGAGGCGGGCTCCGTGCGCGCCTATGGTGCAGGCATCCTGTCAGGGCCGACCGAGGCGCGGTTCGCGGTCGAGGCGGAAAGCCCCAATCGCATCATGCTCAATGTCGACCGGGTGATGCGCACCGATTACGTCATCAGCGATCTGCAACCGACATACTTCGTGATCGAGAGCTTTGCCGATCTCTACCGCCAGACGGTGGAGCGTGATTTCGACCGGCTCTATCGCAGCCTGCCGGCGGGGTTCACCTATGCCAATTCGGCGGTGATCGATGTCGACAATGTGCTGCACCGCGGGACGCAGGAATATCACCTGCGCGGCGGTCGCGGCAGCGGGGCAGTGCCGGTCTAG
- the ppk2 gene encoding polyphosphate kinase 2 — translation MGMKRKDYEEALAPLTLELVSMARWVKATGARVVVLFEGRDTAGKGGAITAVRDRLNPRQCRTVALAKPTEAEMGQWYFQRYVAHLPTAGEIVLFDRSWYNRAGVERVMGYASPEQVDAFLKAVPTFEKLLVDDGILLFKYWLATDQANQEERLRERLEDPLKRWKLSPIDLAAREKYDDYTAAREAMLAATHTAHAPWTLVDFNDQRRGRLTLVRDLLDRIPDTHEDPPAIDFPDLGRDPVAETYGVLKPIAEWDG, via the coding sequence ATGGGCATGAAGCGCAAGGATTACGAGGAGGCGCTGGCGCCGCTCACCCTCGAATTGGTCAGCATGGCGCGCTGGGTCAAGGCGACAGGCGCGCGCGTGGTGGTGCTGTTCGAGGGGCGCGACACGGCGGGCAAGGGCGGGGCGATCACTGCCGTGCGCGACCGGCTCAATCCGCGCCAGTGCCGCACCGTGGCGCTTGCCAAGCCGACCGAGGCGGAAATGGGGCAGTGGTATTTCCAGCGTTATGTCGCGCACCTGCCCACAGCGGGCGAAATCGTGCTGTTCGACCGCAGCTGGTACAACCGCGCCGGGGTGGAGCGGGTGATGGGCTATGCTTCGCCGGAGCAGGTCGATGCCTTTCTGAAGGCCGTGCCGACCTTTGAAAAGCTGCTGGTGGATGATGGCATCCTGCTGTTCAAATACTGGCTGGCGACCGATCAGGCCAATCAGGAAGAACGCCTGCGCGAACGGCTGGAGGATCCGCTGAAGCGCTGGAAGCTGTCCCCCATCGACCTTGCTGCGCGTGAGAAGTATGATGATTACACCGCTGCGCGCGAGGCGATGCTGGCGGCGACCCACACGGCCCACGCGCCGTGGACGCTGGTGGATTTCAACGATCAGCGCCGCGGGCGGCTGACACTGGTGCGTGATCTGCTCGACCGGATTCCCGATACGCATGAAGACCCGCCCGCCATCGACTTTCCCGATCTCGGGCGGGATCCGGTGGCGGAGACCTATGGCGTGCTGAAGCCGATTGCGGAGTGGGACGGATAG
- a CDS encoding FAS1-like dehydratase domain-containing protein — translation MNYEAWIGREQRAEDRLDEGLAARWLATFDLPRPHPPIMPQGIHFALCTPDAPTASLGDDGHPARDDSADSFLPPFPLPRRMWASSTIRFQMPIAIGAVIERRSKVAAIRQKQGSSGPLAFVDVSHETFANGSLAVVETQSIVYREAAGGGQDLSPPPLGEASFSPTGWDAHRSLTPDARLLLRYSALTFNTHRIHYDAPYAEDIERYRGLVVHGPLTASLLLQLAAAELGANRLRTFSFRGLSPAIAGEPLHLVMRKSEAGYDLAAFADDGRQVTAASASV, via the coding sequence ATGAACTACGAGGCGTGGATCGGGCGCGAACAGCGCGCTGAAGACCGGCTGGACGAGGGACTGGCCGCCCGCTGGCTCGCCACATTCGACCTGCCGCGCCCCCATCCGCCGATCATGCCGCAGGGCATCCACTTCGCCCTCTGCACCCCTGACGCGCCCACCGCATCGCTGGGCGATGACGGCCACCCCGCGCGCGACGACAGCGCCGACAGCTTTCTCCCGCCGTTCCCTCTGCCGCGCCGGATGTGGGCTTCCTCGACCATCCGGTTCCAGATGCCGATCGCCATCGGAGCAGTGATCGAGCGGCGCAGCAAGGTTGCCGCGATCAGGCAGAAGCAGGGTTCCTCAGGCCCGCTCGCCTTTGTCGATGTTTCACATGAAACATTCGCCAACGGCTCTCTGGCGGTGGTCGAGACCCAGTCTATCGTCTACCGGGAGGCGGCTGGCGGGGGGCAAGACCTGTCTCCGCCGCCTCTGGGAGAGGCAAGCTTTTCGCCGACAGGCTGGGACGCGCACCGCAGCCTGACCCCCGATGCACGGCTGCTGCTGCGCTATTCGGCGCTGACCTTCAACACCCACCGCATTCATTACGATGCACCCTATGCGGAAGATATCGAGCGCTATCGCGGCCTCGTGGTCCATGGCCCGCTCACCGCCAGCCTGCTGCTGCAACTCGCCGCCGCCGAACTGGGCGCAAACCGCCTGCGCACCTTCAGCTTCCGCGGCCTTTCCCCCGCCATCGCGGGCGAGCCGCTGCATCTGGTGATGCGCAAGAGCGAGGCGGGCTACGATCTGGCCGCCTTCGCCGATGACGGGCGGCAGGTGACGGCGGCGAGCGCAAGCGTCTAA